A single region of the Bacteroides luhongzhouii genome encodes:
- a CDS encoding translocation/assembly module TamB domain-containing protein, whose translation MKRKWIRWVSWILLTPIILFVILMVLLYVPPVQNLLRREVTAYASKATGMQIQVERIDLRFPLNLLVRGVEVIQQPDTLLSLESLNVRVQAWPLIKGKVEVDEVTLSQVAVNSANLMEGMKIKGVLGRFFLQSHGVDLSNEVAVINQAELSDTHVELLMNDTTTTPKDTTDSAPVNWKVDLHQLKLKNVSFSMQLPADSMRMAAHIGEAAIDDAQADLKNQFYGLKKFLLSGTSASYDTGTAQPIEGFDASHIAVRDVRIALDSLLYKGRDMNAVIREFTMNERSGLSVISLTGRAYSNDSIISVPGLKLKTPHSEIDLSAHTYWELVNIPTTGRLSANLNAYIGKEDVLLFAGGLPDSFKEAYPFRPLVIRAGTDGNLKQMQISRFTVDLPGAFALEGGGMIENLADSLTRTGTIGLKMTTQNLNFLTALSGEAPNGTIVVPDSMSLVAKVDIKGPEYKADLRLKEGKGAMDVNAALNTSTEVYKADLKIDNLQLHNFLPKDSIYELSLSAAANGRGLDIMSYHSFAKLNLSLDQLHYAKYHLSNLNLTGDLKGALVTAHLTSDNALLKMTTDAEYNLAHSYPDGKITVDVTQLDLHELGVMPQPMKRPLTFNLLAEARRDLVSAHFVSGDMKLDLSARSGVNPLIRQSTHFVDVLMKQIEEKALNHAELRKALPTAVFSFSAGQENPLSYFLATKKIGYHDASVKFGTAPNWGINGKAAIHALKVDTLQLDTIFFTVKQDTTLMKLRAGVINGPKNPQFSFSTTLTGEIRDRDAELLVDFKNGKGETGVLLGVNARPLFEGQGKGDGLAFTLIPEEPIIAFQKFHFNENHNWIYVHKNMRVYANVDMWDDEGMGFRVHSVRGDTVSLQNIDVEIRRISLAELSKVLPYFPEITGLFSAEAHYVQTEKDLQLSVESSIDELTYERQRIGDVTLGATWLPGEQGKQYLNAYLNHDKVEVMVADGKLVPTRTGKDSLEVNATLEHFPLRVANVFIPDKMAALAGDMDGNLNITGSTEQPLINGELILDSVSVLSRQYGANFRFDNRPVQIKNNRLEFDKFAIYTTGKNPFTIDGSVDFRDMSRPMANLNLLAQNYTLLDAKRTRESLVYGKVYADFRATVKGPLDGLNMRGNMSLLGNTDVSYILTDSPLTVQDRLGSLVTFTSFSDTTTVVQQEVPTVSLGGLDMVMMVHIDPSVRLKVDLDASNDNRVELEGGGDLSMKYTPQGDLTLTGRYTLSGGLMKYALPVIAAKEFAIDNGSYVEWTGNPMDPMLNFKATDRIRASVSEGENGGTRMVNFDVSIVVKNRLDNLSFAFDVSAPEDATIQNELTAMGAEERGKQALYIMVMKTYLGTGPIGGGGGGLGKLNMGSALNSVLSSQINSLMGNLKNASVSVGIEDHDLSDTGGKRTDYSFRYSQRLFNNRFQIVIGGKVSTGENATNDAESFIDNISLEYRLDRTGTRYVRLFYDKNYESVLEGEITETGVGLVLRKKLDKLSELFIFKKKK comes from the coding sequence ATGAAACGAAAATGGATACGCTGGGTAAGCTGGATACTGCTTACTCCTATAATACTCTTTGTAATACTAATGGTATTGCTTTATGTTCCTCCCGTTCAGAATCTTTTGCGCCGGGAGGTTACTGCATATGCCTCTAAGGCAACCGGTATGCAGATTCAGGTGGAGCGGATAGACCTTCGTTTCCCACTTAATCTGTTGGTTCGTGGCGTAGAGGTCATTCAACAGCCGGATACTCTTTTGTCTTTGGAAAGCCTGAATGTCCGTGTGCAGGCATGGCCGTTAATAAAAGGAAAAGTCGAAGTGGATGAAGTCACTTTGAGCCAGGTAGCTGTTAATTCTGCCAATTTGATGGAAGGGATGAAGATTAAAGGCGTTTTAGGACGTTTCTTCCTGCAAAGCCATGGTGTTGACTTGTCCAATGAAGTAGCCGTTATCAATCAGGCCGAACTGTCTGATACCCATGTGGAGTTGTTGATGAATGATACCACAACCACTCCTAAAGATACTACAGACTCTGCTCCTGTAAATTGGAAAGTGGATCTTCATCAGTTGAAATTAAAGAATGTATCATTCAGTATGCAACTTCCTGCTGATTCCATGCGGATGGCAGCTCATATCGGGGAGGCTGCTATTGATGATGCACAGGCTGATTTGAAAAATCAGTTTTATGGCTTGAAGAAGTTCCTGCTGTCGGGAACTTCCGCCAGTTATGATACAGGAACTGCGCAACCAATAGAGGGGTTTGATGCTTCCCATATTGCCGTTCGTGATGTTCGCATCGCTTTGGATTCCCTGCTGTATAAAGGCAGGGATATGAATGCGGTCATTCGTGAGTTTACAATGAATGAACGTTCCGGGCTAAGTGTTATTTCACTGACAGGTAGAGCATATTCCAACGATTCAATCATAAGTGTTCCTGGTTTAAAACTAAAAACTCCTCATTCTGAAATAGATTTATCAGCCCATACCTATTGGGAACTAGTCAACATCCCGACTACAGGTCGTTTGTCCGCTAACCTCAATGCCTATATCGGCAAAGAAGATGTTCTGTTATTTGCAGGGGGACTGCCTGATAGTTTTAAAGAAGCCTATCCATTTCGTCCGCTTGTCATTCGTGCCGGTACGGACGGTAACTTGAAACAGATGCAGATTTCCCGTTTTACGGTAGACTTGCCGGGTGCTTTTGCTTTAGAGGGCGGCGGTATGATAGAAAACCTGGCCGACAGTCTGACGCGTACCGGAACCATTGGTCTGAAAATGACTACTCAGAATTTAAACTTCCTGACCGCTTTGTCAGGAGAAGCTCCCAATGGTACGATTGTGGTTCCTGACAGCATGAGTCTGGTGGCAAAAGTCGACATCAAAGGCCCTGAATATAAAGCAGACCTCCGTTTGAAAGAAGGAAAAGGAGCTATGGACGTGAATGCTGCATTAAATACATCTACCGAAGTTTACAAAGCCGATCTGAAGATAGACAATTTGCAACTCCATAATTTCCTCCCGAAAGACTCTATCTATGAACTTTCTCTTTCGGCTGCGGCTAATGGTCGTGGACTGGATATTATGTCCTATCATTCTTTTGCCAAACTGAATCTTTCATTAGATCAGCTTCATTATGCAAAATATCATCTCTCCAATCTTAATTTGACAGGAGACCTTAAAGGCGCACTGGTCACCGCACATCTGACAAGTGACAATGCTTTATTGAAAATGACAACCGATGCGGAATATAATTTGGCACACAGTTATCCTGATGGTAAGATAACGGTTGATGTTACTCAACTGGATTTACATGAATTAGGAGTCATGCCGCAGCCAATGAAGCGCCCGCTTACTTTTAATTTACTTGCCGAAGCTCGTCGGGATTTAGTTTCGGCACATTTCGTCTCCGGAGATATGAAACTTGATTTGAGCGCACGTTCCGGTGTTAATCCTTTAATTCGCCAATCTACTCACTTTGTGGATGTATTGATGAAGCAGATTGAGGAGAAAGCATTGAATCACGCTGAATTGCGTAAGGCGTTACCGACAGCCGTTTTCTCTTTCTCTGCAGGACAAGAAAACCCTTTGTCATATTTTCTGGCTACTAAAAAGATAGGTTACCATGATGCTTCTGTGAAATTCGGAACAGCTCCTAATTGGGGAATTAATGGAAAAGCCGCTATTCATGCTTTGAAAGTAGACACCTTGCAACTAGACACGATTTTCTTTACTGTCAAACAAGATACTACACTCATGAAATTGCGTGCCGGTGTTATTAACGGACCGAAGAATCCGCAATTCTCTTTCTCTACTACACTGACAGGAGAGATTCGTGACCGGGATGCGGAACTGCTGGTAGACTTTAAGAATGGAAAAGGAGAAACGGGCGTACTGCTCGGTGTCAATGCGCGTCCTTTGTTTGAAGGGCAAGGAAAAGGCGATGGATTAGCTTTCACATTAATCCCGGAAGAACCGATTATTGCCTTCCAAAAATTTCATTTTAATGAGAATCACAACTGGATTTATGTGCATAAGAATATGCGTGTATACGCTAATGTAGATATGTGGGATGATGAAGGAATGGGATTCCGTGTACATTCGGTGCGGGGTGATACTGTTTCTTTACAGAATATTGATGTCGAAATCCGAAGAATCAGTTTAGCCGAATTAAGCAAAGTACTGCCTTATTTCCCGGAAATAACCGGTTTATTCTCTGCGGAAGCACATTACGTGCAGACTGAAAAAGATCTTCAACTCTCGGTTGAATCATCTATTGACGAACTGACTTATGAACGTCAACGGATTGGTGATGTAACATTAGGAGCTACTTGGTTGCCGGGTGAACAAGGGAAACAATATCTTAACGCTTATCTGAATCATGACAAGGTGGAAGTGATGGTGGCGGATGGCAAGCTAGTCCCAACCCGGACAGGAAAAGATAGCCTGGAAGTAAATGCCACTCTGGAGCACTTTCCGCTCCGTGTAGCTAACGTATTCATTCCCGACAAAATGGCTGCACTGGCCGGTGATATGGATGGTAATCTGAACATTACCGGTAGCACCGAACAGCCTTTGATTAATGGTGAACTGATATTGGATAGTGTTTCTGTCCTTTCCCGACAGTATGGTGCTAACTTCCGGTTCGACAACCGCCCGGTACAGATAAAGAATAATCGTTTGGAATTTGATAAATTCGCTATTTATACAACAGGAAAGAATCCATTTACGATTGACGGATCTGTTGATTTCAGAGATATGTCCCGGCCGATGGCAAATTTGAATCTGCTGGCGCAGAACTATACGCTTCTGGATGCTAAACGCACCCGCGAAAGTCTGGTCTACGGAAAAGTATATGCTGATTTTCGGGCAACGGTGAAAGGTCCGTTAGACGGATTGAATATGCGTGGAAACATGAGTTTGTTGGGCAATACAGATGTTTCTTATATATTGACCGATTCACCGTTGACTGTACAGGACCGTTTGGGAAGTTTGGTAACCTTTACTTCATTTAGTGACACCACTACGGTTGTTCAGCAAGAAGTGCCGACCGTTTCTTTAGGCGGGCTGGATATGGTGATGATGGTACACATCGACCCGTCCGTTCGTTTGAAAGTCGATTTGGACGCAAGCAATGACAATCGTGTTGAGCTGGAGGGAGGAGGTGACCTTTCTATGAAATACACTCCGCAAGGTGATCTGACATTGACCGGACGCTATACGTTGAGTGGTGGCTTGATGAAATATGCTTTGCCTGTCATCGCTGCCAAAGAATTTGCTATCGACAACGGCAGCTATGTGGAATGGACGGGAAATCCTATGGACCCGATGCTGAACTTCAAAGCAACCGACCGTATCCGTGCTTCTGTCTCCGAAGGAGAGAATGGCGGAACACGTATGGTTAATTTCGATGTGTCCATCGTCGTCAAGAACCGACTGGATAATCTTTCTTTCGCCTTTGACGTATCTGCCCCCGAAGACGCAACCATACAAAATGAATTGACGGCTATGGGAGCGGAAGAAAGAGGTAAACAGGCTTTATATATCATGGTTATGAAAACCTACCTTGGTACCGGACCGATTGGCGGCGGAGGTGGTGGACTGGGTAAACTGAATATGGGTTCTGCATTGAACTCCGTATTAAGTAGCCAAATCAACTCATTGATGGGGAACCTGAAAAATGCCAGTGTTTCTGTCGGTATCGAAGATCACGATTTGTCGGATACGGGTGGTAAGCGTACGGATTACAGTTTCCGTTATTCACAACGTCTCTTCAATAACCGTTTCCAGATTGTAATCGGAGGTAAAGTTTCTACGGGTGAGAATGCGACGAATGACGCGGAATCTTTCATCGATAACATCTCTCTGGAATATCGTCTGGATAGAACCGGAACCCGTTATGTCCGTCTGTTCTACGATAAAAACTACGAGAGTGTACTCGAAGGCGAGATTACGGAAACCGGAGTCGGTCTGGTGCTTCGCAAGAAGCTGGATAAACTCAGCGAACTGTTCATCTTTAAGAAAAAGAAGTAA
- a CDS encoding ABC-F family ATP-binding cassette domain-containing protein gives MISVEGLSVEFNATPLFEDVSYVINKKDRIALVGKNGAGKSTMLKILAGLQSPTRGVVATPKDVTIGYLPQVMILSDNRTVMGEAELAFEHIFELQAKLERMNQELAERTDYDSEEYHQLIDRFTHENDRFLMMGGTNFQAEIERTLLGLGFSREDFERPTSEFSGGWRMRIELAKLLLRRPDVLLLDEPTNHLDIESIQWLENFLSTRANAVVLVSHDRAFLNNVTTRTIEITCGQIYDYKVKYDEFVVLRKERREQQLRAYENQQKQIQDTEDFIERFRYKATKAVQVQSRIKQLEKIDRIEVDEEDNSALRLKFPPASRSGNYPVICEDVRKAYGSHVVFHDVNLTINRGEKVAFVGKNGEGKSTLVKCIMDEIDFEGKLTIGHNVQIGYFAQNQAQMLDENLTVFDTIDRVATGDIRLKIRDILGAFMFGGEASDKKVKVLSGGERTRLAMIKLLLEPVNLLILDEPTNHLDMRSKDVLKEAIREFDGTVILVSHDRDFLDGLATKVYEFGGGLVKEHLGGIYEFLQKKKIDSLNELQKGAGLSASSTASAKGNEPETGQPSENKLSYEAQKELNKKIKKLERQVADCEASIEETESAIAIVEAKMATPEGASDMQLYERHQKLKQQLDTIVEEWERVSMELEEVKN, from the coding sequence GTGATTTCAGTAGAAGGATTATCAGTAGAGTTTAATGCGACGCCGCTTTTTGAGGACGTCAGCTATGTAATTAATAAGAAAGACCGCATTGCGTTGGTTGGCAAAAATGGTGCCGGCAAATCAACCATGCTGAAGATATTGGCAGGTTTGCAGTCACCGACACGCGGAGTGGTAGCTACTCCGAAAGATGTAACTATAGGATATTTGCCACAGGTCATGATTCTTTCCGACAACCGGACGGTGATGGGAGAGGCAGAACTGGCATTCGAACATATATTTGAGCTTCAGGCGAAGTTGGAACGGATGAATCAGGAATTGGCCGAACGGACAGACTATGATTCGGAAGAATATCATCAGTTGATAGACCGTTTCACGCATGAAAACGATCGGTTCCTGATGATGGGCGGTACGAACTTTCAGGCGGAAATCGAACGGACACTTCTCGGACTGGGATTCAGTCGGGAAGATTTTGAACGCCCTACCTCGGAATTCTCCGGTGGATGGCGTATGCGTATCGAGCTGGCAAAATTGCTTTTACGTCGCCCGGACGTACTTCTGCTCGATGAGCCGACCAACCACCTCGATATTGAAAGTATCCAGTGGCTGGAAAACTTTTTGTCTACACGTGCCAATGCAGTGGTGCTGGTCAGCCACGACCGTGCTTTCCTGAATAACGTAACGACCCGTACCATCGAAATCACTTGCGGTCAGATTTACGACTACAAAGTGAAATACGATGAATTTGTAGTCCTGCGTAAAGAACGTCGTGAACAACAGCTCCGTGCTTACGAAAATCAGCAGAAACAAATACAGGATACGGAAGACTTCATCGAACGCTTCCGTTATAAAGCGACGAAAGCCGTACAGGTACAAAGCCGTATCAAGCAACTGGAAAAGATAGACCGCATCGAAGTGGACGAAGAAGATAATTCCGCCTTGCGTTTAAAATTCCCTCCAGCCAGTCGTAGCGGAAACTATCCCGTGATTTGCGAAGATGTGCGCAAAGCGTATGGCAGCCATGTCGTTTTCCATGATGTCAATCTGACTATCAACAGGGGAGAGAAAGTTGCTTTCGTCGGGAAGAACGGAGAGGGTAAGTCTACATTGGTGAAATGTATCATGGATGAGATCGATTTCGAAGGCAAACTAACGATCGGACATAATGTGCAAATCGGTTATTTTGCGCAGAACCAGGCACAAATGTTGGATGAGAACCTGACTGTATTCGATACGATTGACCGGGTAGCGACAGGAGATATCCGTCTGAAGATACGTGATATACTGGGAGCTTTCATGTTTGGAGGCGAAGCTTCGGACAAAAAAGTGAAAGTACTTTCCGGTGGAGAGCGTACGCGATTGGCGATGATTAAACTTCTGCTGGAGCCCGTAAACCTCCTGATTCTGGACGAACCGACCAACCATTTGGATATGCGTTCGAAAGATGTTTTGAAGGAAGCTATCCGCGAATTTGACGGAACAGTGATTCTTGTCAGCCACGACCGTGATTTTCTGGATGGACTTGCGACTAAAGTATATGAGTTCGGTGGCGGACTTGTAAAAGAACATCTTGGAGGTATCTATGAATTCTTGCAAAAGAAAAAGATAGACAGCTTGAACGAGCTTCAGAAAGGAGCGGGGCTGTCGGCTTCTTCCACGGCTTCAGCTAAGGGCAATGAACCTGAAACCGGTCAGCCTTCGGAGAATAAGCTCTCTTACGAAGCCCAGAAAGAACTTAATAAGAAGATTAAGAAACTCGAACGTCAAGTGGCGGACTGTGAAGCCTCGATAGAGGAAACCGAATCCGCGATTGCTATCGTAGAAGCGAAGATGGCAACTCCCGAAGGAGCTTCGGATATGCAGCTCTATGAACGGCATCAGAAACTGAAACAGCAGTTGGATACAATCGTTGAAGAGTGGGAGCGGGTTTCGATGGAATTGGAAGAAGTGAAAAACTAG
- a CDS encoding BamA/TamA family outer membrane protein: MKGIYNNILASCLIGIILLSGCSVTKHLPEGEVLYTGGKTVIQNKSTTPVGGTALTEIDAALDKTPSTKMLGGLLPIPFKMWMYNDFVKYKKGFGKWMFNRLAANPPVFISTVNPEVRIKVATNLLRDYGYFNGKVTYETLVDKKDSLKASILYTVDMKNPYFIDTVYYQRFTPQTLRIMERGRRMSYISPGEQFNVVDLDAERTRISTLLRNRGYFYFRPDYMTYQADTTLVPGGHISLRLIPVPGLPAAAQRPYYVGDASVYLFGKNGETPNDSMMYKNLNIHYYKKLQVRPNMLYRWLNYQQFVRNAQMRASNRTRLYSQYRQEQVQEKLSQLGIFSYLDLQYAPKDTTAVCDTLNVTMQATFAKPLDAELELNVVTKSNDQTGPGASFGVTRNNVFGGGESWNVKLKGSYEWQTGGGEKSSLMNSWEMGVSTSLTFPRVVFPHWGKREFDFPATTTFRLYIDQLNRARYYKLLSFGGNATYDFQPTRTSRHSITPFKLTFNVLQHQSEEFKEIADANPALYISLKDQFIPAMEYTYTYDNASTRGVKNPIWWQSTVTSAGNLTSVIYRAFGQSFSKEDKRLLNVPFAQFVKLNTEFRHLWNMDKNNKIASRVALGALFAYGNATIAPYSEQFYVGGANSIRAFTVRSIGPGGYHPAESRYSYLDQTGTFRFEANVEYRFRIFKSIWGATFLDAGNVWLMRKDEARPDSQLELKTFPKQIALGTGVGIRYDMDILVFRLDFGIPLHLPYDTERSGYYNVTGAFMKNLGIHFAIGYPF, encoded by the coding sequence ATGAAAGGTATATATAATAACATATTAGCAAGTTGTCTGATTGGTATCATCTTGCTTTCGGGTTGTTCGGTGACAAAGCATCTGCCCGAAGGGGAGGTACTTTATACAGGAGGAAAAACTGTCATACAAAATAAGTCGACAACACCGGTAGGGGGGACGGCCCTGACAGAGATTGATGCGGCTCTTGATAAAACTCCCAGTACGAAGATGTTGGGAGGACTTCTGCCTATTCCTTTTAAGATGTGGATGTACAATGACTTTGTGAAATATAAAAAAGGATTTGGAAAGTGGATGTTCAACCGACTGGCTGCCAACCCTCCGGTATTTATTTCTACTGTTAATCCGGAGGTCCGCATCAAGGTGGCTACAAACTTACTCCGCGATTATGGTTACTTTAATGGGAAAGTGACTTATGAAACATTGGTTGATAAGAAAGATAGCCTGAAAGCAAGTATTCTTTATACGGTAGACATGAAGAATCCTTATTTTATAGATACAGTTTATTATCAGCGTTTCACTCCCCAAACTTTGCGCATTATGGAACGGGGACGTCGAATGTCTTATATAAGTCCCGGCGAGCAGTTTAACGTGGTCGATCTGGATGCAGAACGTACTCGTATCAGCACGCTGTTGCGTAACCGGGGATATTTTTATTTCCGTCCCGATTATATGACTTATCAGGCAGATACGACGTTGGTTCCCGGTGGACATATCAGTCTTCGTCTGATTCCCGTTCCGGGATTACCCGCTGCGGCACAACGTCCTTACTATGTAGGGGATGCTTCTGTTTATCTGTTTGGTAAGAATGGTGAGACGCCCAATGACAGCATGATGTATAAGAATCTGAATATTCATTATTATAAGAAATTGCAGGTACGTCCGAATATGCTTTATCGTTGGTTGAACTATCAACAGTTTGTGCGGAACGCACAGATGCGGGCTTCCAATCGTACCCGTCTTTACAGTCAGTATCGACAGGAACAAGTGCAGGAGAAACTTAGCCAGTTGGGGATCTTCAGTTATCTGGATTTGCAATATGCCCCGAAAGATACGACAGCCGTTTGTGATACGCTGAACGTAACTATGCAGGCCACGTTTGCCAAGCCGCTGGATGCCGAGCTGGAATTAAATGTTGTAACCAAAAGTAACGACCAAACCGGTCCCGGGGCATCATTCGGTGTCACCCGGAACAATGTATTCGGAGGTGGTGAAAGCTGGAATGTGAAGCTGAAAGGCTCTTATGAATGGCAAACCGGCGGAGGAGAAAAAAGTTCTCTGATGAACAGCTGGGAGATGGGAGTTTCTACCTCTCTGACTTTCCCGCGTGTGGTTTTCCCACATTGGGGGAAAAGGGAGTTTGACTTCCCGGCTACCACTACATTCCGTTTATACATCGACCAGCTGAACCGTGCCAGATATTATAAACTGTTGTCATTCGGTGGAAATGCTACCTACGATTTCCAACCGACACGTACAAGCCGGCATAGTATCACTCCTTTCAAACTGACATTCAACGTTCTGCAACACCAATCGGAAGAGTTCAAGGAAATAGCCGATGCCAATCCTGCATTATATATCAGTTTGAAAGACCAGTTTATCCCTGCAATGGAGTATACATATACTTATGATAATGCTTCCACACGTGGTGTAAAGAATCCGATCTGGTGGCAGTCTACCGTCACTTCTGCCGGAAACCTGACCTCGGTGATTTACCGTGCTTTCGGTCAGTCTTTCAGCAAAGAGGACAAACGTTTGCTGAACGTCCCTTTCGCGCAGTTTGTGAAACTGAATACGGAATTCCGCCACTTGTGGAATATGGACAAGAACAATAAGATTGCTTCTCGTGTAGCCTTGGGCGCTCTCTTCGCCTACGGTAATGCAACGATTGCCCCTTACAGCGAACAATTCTATGTGGGTGGTGCCAACAGTATCCGTGCTTTCACGGTACGTAGCATCGGACCGGGTGGATACCATCCCGCAGAAAGCCGCTATTCTTACCTCGACCAGACGGGTACTTTCCGTTTTGAGGCAAATGTAGAATATCGTTTCCGTATCTTTAAGAGTATTTGGGGTGCTACTTTTCTGGATGCAGGAAATGTTTGGTTGATGCGTAAAGATGAGGCTCGTCCGGACTCACAGCTCGAACTGAAAACTTTCCCGAAACAAATCGCCTTGGGTACTGGTGTCGGTATTCGTTATGATATGGATATTCTTGTGTTCCGTCTTGATTTCGGTATCCCTTTGCATCTACCTTACGATACAGAACGAAGCGGATATTACAATGTCACAGGAGCCTTTATGAAAAATCTGGGAATACATTTTGCTATCGGTTATCCCTTCTAA
- a CDS encoding nucleotidyltransferase family protein → MKPTLFLLAAGMGSRYGGLKQLDGLGPNGETIMDYSIYDAINAGFGKLVFVIRKDFEQDFRDKIISKYEGHIPCELVFQSIDDLPEGFTCPADRTKPWGTNHAVMMGADVIKEPFAVINCDDFYGRDSFQVMGKFLSALPENSKNVYSMVGFRVGNTLSESGTVSRGICSTDAKGLLTSVVERTKIQRLDGEVKYIGDDGEWTATPDTTPVSMNFWGFTPDYFAYSQEFFKTFLSDPKNMENLKSEFFIPLMVDKLINDGTATVEVLDTTSKWFGVTYPEDRQSVVDKIQALVDAGEYPAKLF, encoded by the coding sequence ATGAAACCAACTTTATTCTTATTGGCAGCCGGTATGGGTAGCCGTTATGGAGGCTTGAAGCAATTAGACGGACTAGGTCCTAATGGCGAAACTATTATGGATTACTCAATCTATGATGCTATCAATGCCGGATTTGGTAAGCTTGTATTTGTAATCCGCAAAGATTTTGAACAAGATTTCCGTGATAAAATTATTTCCAAATACGAAGGTCACATTCCTTGCGAACTGGTATTTCAATCAATCGACGATCTTCCGGAAGGCTTTACTTGCCCGGCAGACCGTACCAAACCTTGGGGTACTAACCATGCAGTAATGATGGGCGCTGATGTGATTAAAGAACCGTTTGCAGTTATCAACTGCGATGACTTCTATGGTCGCGATTCTTTCCAGGTAATGGGTAAATTCCTTTCTGCTCTTCCTGAAAATTCAAAGAACGTTTATTCAATGGTAGGTTTCCGTGTAGGAAATACATTGAGCGAAAGCGGTACGGTATCTCGTGGTATCTGTAGTACAGATGCTAAAGGATTGTTGACGTCTGTAGTAGAACGTACGAAGATTCAACGTCTGGACGGTGAAGTGAAATATATCGGTGATGATGGCGAATGGACGGCTACTCCCGATACGACTCCGGTAAGTATGAATTTCTGGGGTTTCACTCCTGATTACTTCGCTTACAGCCAGGAATTTTTCAAGACTTTCCTTAGCGATCCGAAGAATATGGAAAACCTGAAGAGCGAATTCTTCATCCCATTGATGGTAGATAAATTGATTAATGACGGAACTGCCACTGTTGAAGTACTGGATACTACCAGCAAATGGTTTGGTGTTACTTATCCGGAAGACCGTCAGAGCGTAGTAGATAAGATTCAGGCATTGGTAGATGCTGGTGAATATCCTGCTAAGTTGTTCTAA